In the genome of Pelmatolapia mariae isolate MD_Pm_ZW linkage group LG4, Pm_UMD_F_2, whole genome shotgun sequence, the window TTTCCTGCCGTGTATGCAACTTAACATTTATCACTGGATTAATAGAGACTAATCATATTATATCTGTCAAGGTAAACGTTCACTAGTTAGAGCTGGTTGGCCATGCAGTCAGGTATCATGCACAAGAACTTATAATGACATTTTCTTCTAACTTTTACAAAAAGTTCAGAAAACCGAGACTCTTCTAACGTATGGCATGAATAATCCCAGACTAAGAACAGAAAGCAAATGAATTGTcatatttattaaatataaaacacactTTACTAACCAAGAGGAATTCAGAACTTCTCAGAAGACTGAGTAAAATGTTTGGTCCTGAAGTTTTTAATCAGAAACAGCATCTTGCATTCCTTTGTGAATGACCTTAGTTGTGTTCAGACTAATTTCTATATCATATCATGTTGCacacactgcacaaaaaaacaaggcAGCCTCTAGTAATGATGCACATACATCTTTAAATCCACAAAACACATCAAATGAGTAAAGTCTTTgaaatgtgtaattttttttggcAGGTTTGTAAAAACGGTTCAAGGAAGCTATTGTATGGTTGAAATATGAATCCACTGTGGAAGATTGTGCTTACTGacttaaaaaaagcaaatatgtaTGTTTGAACTTTATACTTAAAAGGTTTATGAAGACAGCTTCTAACATCCCAACATTAGCAAATTACTTAGTGCTCCACATTTTCTTCCTAATATAGTAACTCGTGGCTCCAAAATACCAACATGACCACAGCTAAAATGCTAAAGTCAGCCTtcaaaatatgatgaaatcaaTGGAGGAAATTACAGGGGCATGTTTTACATAAAGTGAAAGAAATGTAGAAGTGTCAATTCAGTTTtagttaaatttaaaatgtgttaaccTAAAAACCTTACAAATTATAATCCCTCAAATTAACTCCCTGCCTCTCAGACTTATCAGGGTTTTTGTTATCAGTCAAATGAGATGAAACACCACCCAAACACAGATGAAATGGTCATAGATTACCTTCTGTAACAAATAAGAAGAAATGCAACAGTTCTCATTGTGGAGcttctgtttgtatttaacacCTGATATATTTCACAGTAAAAATCCTCTGTTGTTCTGATAAAGTCGTTATGAAGTGATGTGCTACTGAGAGTCAATAACAAGCAGCACATGAGAGAGCAGATGTGACACTGAGTGAAAAAACAGAGGGAGAAAGCGAGGCCTGGTTATCTCACTCTCTGGCTCTGCTGGTCCACTGCGCTCATTCTTTCCTCTGGCTGTGCCGAACTGAGCTGCAGGGAAATGGAAGGAAGCTGTGCTCACTGCTGCAGGCACTGACTGATGATGGACTCCAGGCTTGTAAGGCTTGGCTTTAGTCCTTCCATAAATTTGATTCCATATCCATatgattaataaaaaaaataaaaataaataaatagacatGCTCACTTATACTAGCTAGAAAATTATTTGTGGGTAAGTTGTGGGATTTATCAGATAAGGCTTTAGCTTTTTACTGGGATGGATGACTGGTGGAAAATAACTAAGTAATTTTAAAACGGATTACTTTCATTTTATGATACCTTTTAATCCTTGTCTGcgattttttttcacaggtaaCTATTTTAATGCTGCTATGTATATTTAGCAGGTGTACCACTGCTGAATAGTTGATGACGCTGcacaaaaagatgaaaaaaagtaGAATATTGGCTTATATACTTTTATTTCTATAATTTAAATCCCATATAACctactttaaaaataaagaaagaaataaaagatcCGAATACTTTTTCCTTCGTGGCACATTTGGGAACTTCCAGTGTTGGCCCTGTGGTTTCTCAGGTCATGGAAAGTATCACTGGGGAAAATGAACTCCAGCTTGTTAGGGTCAGCAGACAAATAACCACTATCAAAAAATggtttttcatttaattataAATTATGAGCCTACGTTCaaataagaaaatatatttatcgTGACTGATTGttggcagaaaaaaaagttggatGTCAGCTAGTCGTTATTAAACAAATCTTCCTGTTTCCTTTTAAATCTTTTGGGAGGATGGggatttaaaaagtatttagttCCTGCCTGTCAGCGCTGAAGATGTATGGTCCATATGACGTGATGTTCATCCCACCTACTGCATATACAGTTTGGtatactgtctgtgtgtgtaaaggtGTTGCAGATGGCAGGGAGCGCTGCCCAGTTACATTCCTTTATAGCAGTGATGGGTGCACCTCAGCTCATATATCAGCACAACTATCTGCAGACATCTGCAGACATCAGCATACCCAGCGGCACATCTTTCAAACAGAATGAGGAACTCTGATCTGAAATAAATCAAAGCTggaattttattaaaaaaaaaatctgagacaGGAAAAAAGCACTAATGTTGTCCAGTATTTTCATATGACCTGAAGCTGCTGGTTTTTGAGTAGAAGAAGTAGAAAGATAAATAGCTGTTTGAAGACTATATAGGTTATAGACTGGTTGCACTCGCTTGTGGAAAACTATCCAGAGTATGAAATCCATCTTAGCCATGAAACTATATGTCATGTGTTGCATCACTGCACATCAAATCTAAACCCACTTCCACAGTTATGTAGATTTATTAAGGTTGGCTCACATCAGACTGAGTGAACTAATGCAGTAAACCACACAGCAGCTTAGTAAAGTTAGAAATTAAGGCAGCTGAGGTGTTAAGGAATATCTTTGAGGCTGCATAATTTTCTCTTTAATTGCTATTTTAAAGTTAATCTGGGCCTCTAACCCATTTTCTAATTCTGTGATGCttttggatattttctttttttctattaatatGGTcgaatgtgtgttttttattgtcCCATTTGCATCAAGTGAGTGCGGCTCACCAGGTTTTGATCACCCTTGACGGTTAAAGTGTTGCTGGCTGGATTTGTCGTAGCCCAGATGTTGAGCAGATTGTATTACAGTAGGCAGTAAGAATGTTATCCTGGAGCCATACTTCTACATCAAACACCTTCTCTGGATTGGAGCCTATGGGGAGCACAGTTGTCACATGCCACCCACACAACCTAAAAGACATGTGGAGCAGAGATGCGGCATCAGAAATGATCAGGACCTCCTATTATGGCTATTTTAGAAGATGCACAGTCTATAAGATACGAGAGATGAGGCAAGAGTGGGACGCATATGAGTGCGAGTGGGTTTAgggagattttgtttttgtgcacgTGAATGCTGCAGTGTGCACACATGCTAAAAGAGCTGAGGATGTCACCGCCCTGAATCAGTGACGTGGATGGGATCAGGTGGGGAAATTGCTCCGGGAGTTTGGGGAAGGAGTTATAAGAGAATTCTGCACAACTCATGTTTTCTCAGTGTGTCACTGCTGTAGGATCATACAGTACAGAGAGTGTGTTCTGGTGCTCTGATCTGAGAAGACCCCTGGCACTTCTTTGCAAAAAAGGTAGCGTAAAAACCCAAATTTAAATTTACTTTCTTGCTCTTTTTGGAACAAAACTAAACAATTTTTTATAGCTTAAAAAGGTGAACAAAAGACGAACTTATGACTGAACTAATTTCTCATCAGCTTTTCTTCAACCGAAAGACTGTTTAGTATTTTTGTAACGTGGCCTGGCAGCACTTTTCGGTAAACTTGCTCCACAGCAGCACCCACAGCCTATATTCTTGTGCTTGTTAGATGAGAACGATGAGGATGAAGTTGGCTCTCATTATGCTGTGCATGATCTCAGCGTGTGGAGCTCAGAAATCGAAACAGGAGACATCACGCTGGGAACCTAAAGGTCTGAAAATGATTTTTAGTAATGTGACCTTTGACCACTgaggttgtgtttttaaaacttgGAGTAAATAATGACCTGTTTGTTTATACGCTTAAACTCTGTGTTCAGCAGTACAGACTAGTGCCAAGACTTGCTCAAACCTGACTCAGGTGCTAGACAACTGGAAATTTGCTATTCTGACCCAAGTGAAAGACTTGCTGATCAATGACCACGCTTCAGTCCTTCCTGAATATAACAGGTGAGTTATATTATCTTCTGATTAAACTGGATGTACACAGCAATGATTGCAGACAGACGAGTCTAAATGTTAAGTAAGAGTAAGGTCAAACATCCAGGAAAAACAACGCTCGGTGATGTCAGTGAACATTTGACTCGTCCTCAGGGTTTGTTGAAATAAAGACTTATGTAATCTGCTCTGTGCTGCACATGAATTGTCAGTGCCAGTAAAGCGATCAATGATTGCTGTTGTTCACATGAGGCCAGCTCTGCTTTGTAAATGACCTCAGTGTACTTACTGTGCCAAAATACAATAGTGAGTGTTTCATCATGCTCTGGCAGACATTACTCCAAGTCAGTGAACATTTCATCTGGTGATTAGATTCTGAACTGTGATTGCAACACTTAGGATCACAGTTCACCAGAACTTTTCCCAGTAAACATCTAAGGTCAGCCTAAGTGACCGTCTCTACTGGACAAAAGCTGTGCTATGTTTtgcactttcatttttttcagggGACTTCCGACCTTTACGTCTGTTATCCTGATGTTTTCCGTCGACAGTGAGGCTGTTTCCACTTAACAGCATGTCGTGACTTTCCTGTTTATGCTGCCAATTTGACTTGGTTCTCTTCTTAGTTATGTTTTGCCAATAAACAATGTTCATGTTTCATGAAACCTTACAGTGCCAAAGTTCTTTGAATGGTCATTCTGATACTGAAACCATTTACTTTTCCACATGTCCTCTTATGTGTCCAGGATCCAACCTCTTTCAGATGCTCTGGGAGACCTCTACCGGCAGTTTAACACTTTAAAGGATGAGCTGGGAAAGTTTACCACAAAGCTCGACAGAATGGAGGCTTTCGTGGATGAGCTCAAGGATGGCAGATACGCCCTGCCTCAGCGGCCCGTACATAGGCTCCAACCCAGCTTTGGTCTTAGGTCTCCTCTGCGTGCACAGATGAGGGGTCCTGAAAGGAGGATAATCACTAGCCCAACACTGAGAAGGGCAAGGAGGAGAGGACCGCAGAAATCTTAAACCTGTTGGCTTTTTTGTTTGGTATAAATGCAGATTtgttgaaaataaatgtttatatatttttcagaAGAAGAGGATTGTTTTATACTATTTCTTTGATGAGTATGGTGTGagaaaaaaagctaaataaaatgGCTTTAATGAGACTTTATTAAAGCAAACTATAGCCACCTGCTGGTACAAAATCACAATAAACCACAAGGTGGCAGCATTTATCAAATTATCTTCACTATATGCTGTTTTTGGATGCATCAACGGGCTGGACTTAAAGTCAAATAAATGGCTAAACATGTAGTTAAGGAGTGTTTTATATTACCTcattatgatttttttattactttaattAGCATCGCAAGTCTTTGGTTTGTATTTGATTTGTTTATCCAAATACTTATTAAATTATAGATTTAGTGCAACTCCTTGAGTGTACttggagcattttttttttacaaataggATGAAGTATTTTACAATGTGTTATTGATTCATAATCACAGCAACCGTAGCAGTGCTGCTATGCAAAATACTGCATCTCTTGAAACACGGAAACTTTCAGGTGGAGTAACTACCTTTGGAGAAGAACTTATGAACCACTAATCACTTCAACCAGGAAAGAATAGAACTGCAGAGCTACAGGATTACTTCAAAGAGCTACttgttaaacaataaaataaagatgaagTTCACAATGTTCAAACTCTGGTggcaaaatatacaaaaaagttACAACAAACACTGCTCAGCTTAGTTTCCTGTCAAAAGTTCTTGCTTATTCACAGGTCATTCCTACCCCCACATTTCTAACAGCCAGATGCATCAGTGGTCATATGTGCCCTGACACAAGTCTGTGGTGGTATTTGACTGACCAATAAACTACTGGGCAGATCTTCAAAGGAGCATGTTTTATCAAAGgggttcaaaaagaaaaaaaaactgtgaatatccatccatccgcttCCGATTATCCTTTCCAGGGCCCCGGGcgctgaagcctatcccagctgtcatagggcaagaggcggggtacaccctggacaggtcgtcaGTCTGTCGCAGcactaacacatagagacacagacaaccattcgcactcacatatTCACACTTATGGGCAATTgagattaatcaattaacctatccccactaactgcatgtctttggacagtgggaggaagccggaggaAGCCACGCAAACATgggtttgcgtgggttctccccaGCTCATGGCAAGAAAAGATATATTAATCATCCATTGGATCAGTATGCTGCGCTAAAGAAATTGCACACACATAATtatacaaaaaacattaaaaagcaaacatggggagaacatgcaactccacacagaaagaccccggcctgatggtggaattgaactcaggaccttcttgctgtacAGCAACAGTGCTAAGCATCATACCACTGTGCTGCCCAGTGAATATgccttagaaaaaaaacattgcataCCCTGAAATATGAGCAGGATGCTAGCTTTCAAAACACTGCCCATGTGATTAATGATATTATATAATGATGTATATATGTCTGCTTGATGCCTGCTGAAACACCTTGACTGTTTTTCATTCACCTAACCTTTGGTATTCACCTTGATTAGCAATGACAATAACAGCAATGCCAGAATTGTGCTGTTAACAGAATCTTAATTCCAACAAATTGGATCAACAGTATATCCTGaattcaaatatatatataaaataaaacggctctaaaatgaaaacacatttagatttattgtaaaaaaaacccctcaaacaTTTACAATATTTGAAATAAGTTGGATTTTGATCTAAATATGCAAATTCTTAGAGTTGAGTTGTGATCAAAATTTTTTTAGTATtgaagctcctcctcctctgcttaCTCTATATAGGCCTCAGTCTCTTATATTACTCAGTTCACTTCTCAGCTGGACAGCAAAGAGAATACGCTATACTTTCAACATGCTGAGAACCTTCTGTACTCTTATTGCTCTAGCATGTAAGAGCGGCTACTGGTTCATTTTATAGTCTGTATTTAGAaacataaaactttatttaaatattaattaatttaaacattctttttttctctaacAGGTGTGGATGCTGCAAAAGTGTTGACCCAGACACCATCTGTCCACACAGTTTCTCCAGGAGAAGAGGTTCTGCTCAAATGCAACATTCAGACAGATGAAGGCTATTATGTCAGCTGGTACAAACAGGTCCCTGGTTCTACTCCTCAGTATATTCTGAGATTTTATCATAGCCACAGTTCACCCAGCTTTGGAACAGGATTCTCCTCAGACCGATTTAATTCTAAAGCCTCATCAAACATTGATTATCAGTTTATCATTAAGCGAGCAGAAGCAGGAGACTCTGCAGTGTATTATTGTGAGACATGGGATAACTCTGCTCAGGAGAGCGTATCACAGTGATttacactgtgacaaaaacctCTTTACAAAGTACTTCTGCTTTCAGAGTCTTTGACATTTTGTTAACAATGACTATGTGTCTGCTAGACGTCCAACTGGATCATGGATAAGGTTAACACATATGAAGTGTCTTTGGGCTCGCAGACTTCAGAGAAAAATATCAAGAATATCAGAATATCTTACTAAATAACAGAGGACCAGAAGGAGCATTTAAAATCTTCTTGCACATTGATTTTGCTGTTTACTGATTACcaaacatgttaaaataaaacaaaagggtTAAGTGACTTTTACTGGACATTTAACTTTACCATAgttagaataaataaaatgttgtgcTGTGTCACATTTGTAGACCTGGGACAGTTAAAGGCATGAGTGTCACTGGTTTAAAATGCTTATTTTAAACCTGCAACCTTCACACTCTGTTAGTAAAGCATCACCTCTCTactcctccttctcttttccCCAAAATGCACCTGCAGGTCTGAGCATCTAATTTATAACGTCAAGAAAGTGAAAGAGAGTTATAGGTCTTTCTAAAATAAGATGTAACTGCCCCTGACTGGAAATGTTGTATTTCACTATTCTTTGTTAATTCAGGGAATTAACGGAATACTGCTTTGGTTTTGTCcaagaataactttatttattttataagaaACAGTAAACAATGTCCAGCTGTACAACTTTTGCAGCTCTGTTGTTGTCATACAAACATTTGATAtgaaaaatgttgcttttt includes:
- the si:dkey-282h22.5 gene encoding uncharacterized protein si:dkey-282h22.5 isoform X1, yielding MRTMRMKLALIMLCMISACGAQKSKQETSRWEPKAVQTSAKTCSNLTQVLDNWKFAILTQVKDLLINDHASVLPEYNRIQPLSDALGDLYRQFNTLKDELGKFTTKLDRMEAFVDELKDGRYALPQRPVHRLQPSFGLRSPLRAQMRGPERRIITSPTLRRARRRGPQKS
- the si:dkey-282h22.5 gene encoding uncharacterized protein si:dkey-282h22.5 isoform X2 — translated: MRTMRMKLALIMLCMISACGAQKSKQETSRWEPKVQTSAKTCSNLTQVLDNWKFAILTQVKDLLINDHASVLPEYNRIQPLSDALGDLYRQFNTLKDELGKFTTKLDRMEAFVDELKDGRYALPQRPVHRLQPSFGLRSPLRAQMRGPERRIITSPTLRRARRRGPQKS
- the LOC134625452 gene encoding immunoglobulin lambda-1 light chain-like, which translates into the protein MLRTFCTLIALACVDAAKVLTQTPSVHTVSPGEEVLLKCNIQTDEGYYVSWYKQVPGSTPQYILRFYHSHSSPSFGTGFSSDRFNSKASSNIDYQFIIKRAEAGDSAVYYCETWDNSAQESVFGQGTKLIVTSSSLPPPVLTVFPPSSAELQSNTASLVCLSSQSVPFADVSWLAGGSPVSSGISTSTAVQKPDQTYQISSSLTIQTSDWNMDKVYTCKVSLASQTSEKTISKSACSTD